One window of the Anaerolineales bacterium genome contains the following:
- a CDS encoding SDR family oxidoreductase, with the protein MGYFNGKTAIVTGGASGIGSALCESLAQRGAKVVAADIDAEGARRVAARIEEGGGKASAAEVDVSQEAAVENLVRETAAKNGRLDLMFNNAGATLCGEVRDLTLTDWRRMIDINLWGVIYGTAAAYRVMVAQGSGQIVNTASLDGLMPMPMAAPYTAAKHAVVGLSTTLRMEAADLGIKVSVACPGAVKTNILEGASFVGVKREGAIGEIGAFKMMEPGDCARAILRGVERNRAVILDGAVHNRLFWWLYRLNPDLYAALVKMGVSEIRKHRIQA; encoded by the coding sequence ATGGGCTACTTCAACGGCAAAACGGCGATAGTGACCGGAGGCGCTTCCGGAATCGGAAGCGCGCTTTGCGAATCCCTCGCACAAAGAGGGGCCAAGGTTGTCGCCGCGGATATCGACGCCGAGGGCGCGCGGCGGGTTGCCGCCCGAATTGAGGAGGGCGGCGGAAAGGCATCCGCGGCGGAGGTGGACGTCTCGCAGGAAGCGGCCGTGGAAAACCTCGTCCGGGAAACGGCGGCAAAGAACGGCCGCCTGGATCTGATGTTCAACAACGCGGGCGCCACACTGTGCGGGGAAGTCCGCGACCTGACTCTCACGGATTGGCGGCGGATGATCGATATCAATCTGTGGGGCGTGATTTACGGAACGGCGGCGGCTTACCGGGTGATGGTCGCCCAGGGATCCGGACAGATCGTCAACACCGCCTCGTTGGACGGCCTGATGCCCATGCCGATGGCTGCTCCCTATACCGCCGCCAAGCATGCCGTGGTCGGGCTGTCGACCACCTTGCGGATGGAGGCGGCCGACCTGGGAATCAAGGTGAGCGTTGCTTGCCCCGGGGCCGTAAAAACCAACATCCTCGAAGGGGCGTCGTTTGTCGGGGTGAAACGCGAAGGGGCGATCGGGGAAATCGGCGCGTTCAAGATGATGGAACCCGGCGACTGCGCCCGCGCCATCCTGCGCGGCGTTGAGCGCAACCGGGCCGTCATCCTGGACGGCGCAGTTCACAATCGGTTGTTCTGGTGGCTGTATCGTCTGAATCCGGACTTGTACGCCGCGTTGGTGAAAATGGGGGTGAGTGAAATCCGGAAGCACCGCATCCAAGCCTGA
- a CDS encoding DUF362 domain-containing protein has translation MPKLLHPHKRLSRRDFLKAGVAGTSALLAAGACTPTCIPVTSTPSPTAAPKKNSVSVVETTGGIRPAVEEAIRLLGGAERVFGKSKNIMLKPNLVSDSSNSTTNPEVVGWLANLIRESRVGGEQRTVSIGEGSAAAAGYNVFAEGPCYTDDEDTLNDLQDHVFQRLGYKDLAAELSIELINLHTGPMATVELPDGLAYKKLTIHKSLIQTDLLVSVPMMKTHYMASVSLGMKNLIGLYPGTKYGTVRYSVHEEAYNAGSDGVAFETIDMVRANRLGLTIIDATTAMEGNGPTNGDLVPMNLIVAGTNPLATDMIGAYLMGYCPDEIPTFVWARRMGMGPQSLNDIVVRGLDIVTARRMFKRPDMHTWPDERGIYYPC, from the coding sequence ATGCCGAAACTCCTGCATCCGCATAAACGCCTTTCGCGCCGCGACTTCCTTAAAGCCGGGGTGGCCGGCACCTCCGCGCTGTTGGCAGCCGGAGCCTGCACGCCGACTTGCATCCCCGTCACTTCCACGCCTTCCCCGACGGCCGCGCCGAAAAAAAACTCCGTCAGCGTCGTGGAAACCACCGGCGGCATCCGGCCGGCGGTCGAAGAGGCGATCCGCCTGCTGGGCGGCGCCGAGCGGGTGTTCGGCAAGTCCAAGAACATCATGCTCAAGCCTAACCTGGTTTCGGATTCCAGCAACTCCACGACGAATCCGGAAGTCGTCGGATGGCTGGCCAATCTGATCCGGGAGAGCAGAGTGGGAGGAGAGCAAAGGACGGTGTCCATCGGCGAAGGTTCGGCGGCGGCGGCTGGATACAACGTGTTCGCGGAAGGCCCCTGCTACACGGACGATGAGGACACGCTGAACGATCTGCAGGACCACGTGTTTCAGCGGCTGGGGTACAAAGATCTGGCCGCTGAATTGTCGATCGAGCTGATCAACCTGCACACGGGGCCGATGGCGACCGTGGAATTGCCCGACGGGCTGGCTTACAAGAAGCTGACCATCCACAAATCACTGATCCAGACCGACCTGCTGGTTTCGGTTCCGATGATGAAGACCCACTACATGGCGTCGGTCTCGCTGGGGATGAAAAACCTAATCGGCTTGTATCCAGGCACCAAATACGGCACCGTCCGCTACAGCGTCCACGAGGAAGCCTACAACGCGGGATCGGATGGGGTCGCCTTCGAGACCATCGACATGGTCCGCGCGAACCGGCTGGGCCTGACCATCATCGACGCTACCACGGCCATGGAAGGCAACGGCCCCACGAACGGCGATTTGGTGCCGATGAACTTGATCGTCGCCGGCACCAATCCCCTAGCGACGGACATGATCGGCGCCTATCTGATGGGTTATTGTCCGGACGAGATCCCGACCTTCGTATGGGCGCGCAGGATGGGAATGGGTCCGCAGAGCCTCAACGACATCGTCGTCCGGGGGCTGGATATCGTCACAGCCCGGAGGATGTTCAAAAGACCGGATATGCACACCTGGCCGGACGAGCGGGGCATCTACTACCCTTGCTGA
- a CDS encoding D-lyxose/D-mannose family sugar isomerase — protein MKRSQINTILRSAKTFLRCRKFSLPPFAYRTSGGLG, from the coding sequence ATGAAACGCTCCCAGATCAACACAATCCTGCGCTCCGCGAAAACCTTTCTTCGCTGTAGAAAATTTTCCCTTCCGCCGTTTGCCTACAGGACCTCGGGAGGATTGGGTTGA
- a CDS encoding D-lyxose/D-mannose family sugar isomerase has product MPTGPREDWVETRSAAGDITTDRLGWDITDFGTGDSEKRGLFLILKTGA; this is encoded by the coding sequence TTGCCTACAGGACCTCGGGAGGATTGGGTTGAAACACGCAGCGCGGCCGGCGATATCACCACCGACCGCCTGGGATGGGACATCACCGATTTCGGGACCGGGGATTCCGAAAAGCGCGGCTTGTTCCTGATCTTGAAAACGGGGGCATGA
- the gnd gene encoding decarboxylating NADP(+)-dependent phosphogluconate dehydrogenase: MGDADIGLIGLAVMGQNLVLNMDDHGFTVAVYNRTQATVDKFLAEGAKGTRVIGTRSIAELAAALKRPRRVMLMIKAGPPVDEMIERLLPHLEPGDVIIDGGNSNFADSIRRAAYIESKGLLFIGTGVSGGEEGARRGPSIMPGGSPAAWPHVKPIFQAIAAKVKRPDGGEDPCCDWVGENGAGHYVKMVHNGIEYGDMQLICEAYHLMREGLGMGAGAMHKVFARWNKGKLDSYLIGITADILAHKDSDGSPLVDNILDAAGQKGTGKWTSISALDQGIPLTMIVEAVLSRSLSALKEERVAASKVLSGPKPRIAGDSRSFLRALQEAVYASKIISYTQGYMLMRDAAEEHRWNLNYGGIALMWRGGCIIRSAFLGKIKEAFDRRPDLTNLLLDPYFRGQIEAAQPMWRRVTSKALQRGIPVPTMASALSFFDSYRRAWLPANLLQAQRDYFGAHTYERIDAPRGEFFHTQWQESGGKVTSSAYNA, encoded by the coding sequence ATGGGCGACGCAGACATCGGCTTGATCGGCCTGGCGGTGATGGGACAGAACCTGGTGTTGAACATGGACGACCACGGATTCACCGTGGCCGTCTACAACCGCACGCAGGCGACGGTCGACAAATTCCTCGCCGAAGGCGCCAAGGGCACGCGGGTGATCGGGACTCGCTCGATCGCCGAGCTGGCGGCGGCGCTCAAGCGCCCGCGGCGGGTGATGCTGATGATCAAGGCCGGTCCGCCGGTGGACGAGATGATCGAGCGGCTGCTGCCGCACCTCGAGCCGGGCGACGTCATCATCGACGGCGGCAACTCGAATTTCGCCGACAGCATCCGCCGCGCCGCCTACATCGAATCCAAGGGGCTGCTGTTCATCGGCACCGGCGTTTCGGGCGGCGAGGAAGGCGCCCGGCGCGGGCCGTCGATCATGCCCGGCGGATCGCCGGCCGCCTGGCCGCACGTCAAGCCGATCTTCCAGGCGATCGCCGCCAAGGTGAAGCGCCCGGACGGCGGCGAGGATCCGTGCTGCGATTGGGTCGGGGAGAACGGCGCCGGGCACTACGTCAAGATGGTCCACAACGGAATCGAATACGGCGACATGCAGTTGATCTGCGAGGCCTACCACTTGATGCGCGAAGGGCTCGGGATGGGAGCCGGCGCGATGCACAAGGTCTTTGCCCGCTGGAACAAGGGCAAGCTGGATTCCTACCTGATCGGGATCACCGCCGACATCCTTGCGCACAAGGATTCCGACGGCAGTCCGCTGGTCGATAATATCCTCGACGCCGCCGGGCAGAAGGGCACCGGCAAATGGACGAGCATCTCCGCGCTGGACCAGGGCATCCCGCTGACGATGATCGTCGAAGCCGTACTCAGCCGGTCGCTCTCGGCCCTGAAGGAGGAACGCGTCGCGGCATCGAAGGTGCTCAGCGGCCCTAAGCCGCGGATCGCCGGCGACTCCCGGTCCTTCCTGCGCGCCTTGCAGGAGGCGGTTTACGCCTCGAAGATCATTTCCTACACCCAGGGCTACATGCTGATGCGCGACGCGGCGGAGGAACACCGCTGGAACCTTAACTACGGCGGGATCGCGCTGATGTGGCGCGGCGGCTGCATCATCCGTTCGGCTTTTCTGGGGAAGATCAAGGAGGCCTTCGACCGCCGGCCGGACCTGACCAACCTCCTGCTGGATCCGTATTTCCGCGGGCAGATCGAGGCGGCCCAGCCGATGTGGCGGCGGGTGACGTCCAAGGCGCTGCAGAGGGGCATCCCTGTGCCGACGATGGCCAGCGCGCTTTCGTTTTTCGACAGCTACCGCCGGGCCTGGCTGCCGGCCAACCTGTTGCAGGCCCAGCGCGATTACTTCGGCGCCCACACCTACGAGCGGATCGACGCGCCGCGCGGCGAATTCTTCCACACCCAGTGGCAGGAAAGCGGCGGAAAGGTCACCTCGAGCGCCTACAACGCATAG
- a CDS encoding DUF2088 domain-containing protein: protein MVHGQGHPDRILSDAELQAIVRESLGALKLDGKRVLAIIPDGTRSMPMPQMFDLLREEAGPRAAALDFLVALGTHPPMSDKQLGRLVGKAVADGRAGPTRIFNHEWGDKAAFAKVGTIPADEIRRISGGLLAQDVPVSLNKLIFAYDHLLICGPVFPHEVVGFSGGNKYFFPGIAGPEIIDFTHWLGALLTSYKIIGSGYTPVRAVIDRAAEMIDRPKTCLALVVREEGVAGLFAGAPEEAWRAAAGLSAQVHIRFLAKPLRRALSIMPEMYDDLWTAAKGMYKMEPAMADGGEVVIYAPHVREVSHTHGRLIDEIGYHCRDYFVKQWEKFKRYPGGVLAHSTHVKGLGEYDPATGVETPRIRVTLATGIPEERCRRINLGYLDPREVDRREWEGREAEGVLAVPKAGEMLYRINT, encoded by the coding sequence ATGGTTCACGGACAGGGTCATCCCGATCGGATTTTATCCGACGCCGAACTGCAAGCGATCGTCCGCGAAAGCCTGGGGGCGCTGAAGCTCGACGGCAAACGCGTGTTGGCGATCATCCCCGACGGAACCCGCTCGATGCCCATGCCGCAGATGTTCGATCTGCTGCGCGAGGAAGCGGGCCCGCGCGCCGCCGCGCTGGATTTCCTGGTCGCGCTCGGGACGCATCCGCCGATGAGCGACAAACAACTCGGCCGGCTGGTGGGAAAAGCGGTGGCAGACGGACGAGCCGGACCGACTCGGATTTTCAACCACGAATGGGGTGACAAAGCGGCCTTCGCGAAGGTGGGGACGATCCCCGCCGACGAGATCCGCCGCATCTCCGGCGGGCTCCTCGCTCAGGACGTCCCCGTCTCGCTGAACAAGCTGATCTTCGCCTACGACCACCTGCTCATCTGCGGCCCGGTGTTCCCGCACGAAGTGGTCGGCTTTTCCGGCGGCAACAAATATTTCTTCCCCGGGATCGCCGGTCCGGAGATCATCGATTTCACCCATTGGCTGGGGGCGCTGCTGACCAGCTATAAGATCATCGGCTCCGGTTACACGCCGGTGCGGGCGGTGATCGACCGCGCGGCGGAGATGATCGACCGGCCGAAGACCTGCCTGGCGCTGGTGGTGCGCGAGGAGGGCGTGGCCGGCCTGTTTGCCGGCGCGCCCGAAGAGGCCTGGCGCGCGGCGGCCGGTCTCTCGGCGCAGGTTCACATCCGCTTCCTCGCAAAGCCCCTGCGGCGCGCGCTTTCGATCATGCCCGAGATGTACGACGACCTGTGGACCGCGGCCAAGGGAATGTACAAGATGGAGCCGGCCATGGCCGACGGCGGCGAAGTGGTGATCTACGCGCCGCACGTCCGCGAGGTCAGCCACACCCACGGCCGCCTGATCGACGAGATCGGCTATCATTGCCGGGATTATTTCGTCAAACAATGGGAGAAGTTCAAGCGCTACCCGGGCGGCGTGTTGGCCCATTCGACCCACGTCAAGGGATTGGGGGAATACGATCCGGCGACGGGCGTGGAAACCCCGCGCATCCGGGTGACGCTCGCCACCGGGATCCCGGAGGAACGCTGCCGGCGGATCAACCTCGGGTATCTCGATCCGCGGGAGGTCGACCGGCGGGAGTGGGAAGGGCGCGAGGCGGAGGGAGTCCTCGCGGTCCCAAAGGCCGGGGAAATGCTGTACCGCATTAACACGTAG
- a CDS encoding SDR family oxidoreductase, with protein sequence MTENTNSLFDVSGRTAVVTGGAGVLCGTLCHALARRGAQVAVLDLAKDAAEKTAADIRAAGGQALAQAADVLDPASLRRGCDSILSDFGRIDILINGAGGNRKQASTSAELSFFDIPPEAVRGVTDLNFLGALLPSQVFGKAMAERGEGCILNISSMNAFRPLTRIPAYSAAKAAVSNFTQWLAVHLAQEYSPRIRVNAIAPGFFLTEQNRFLLTDAASGELTPRGKTILAHTPMSRFGEPEDLIGAVLFLLSPAAAFVTGVVLPIDGGFSAFSGV encoded by the coding sequence ATGACAGAAAATACGAATTCCCTCTTTGACGTTTCCGGCCGCACGGCGGTGGTCACCGGCGGCGCGGGCGTGTTGTGCGGGACGTTGTGCCACGCGCTTGCCCGCCGCGGCGCACAGGTCGCGGTGTTGGACCTGGCGAAGGATGCGGCCGAAAAAACGGCCGCGGACATCCGCGCCGCGGGCGGGCAGGCGCTGGCGCAGGCGGCCGACGTCCTGGATCCTGCTTCCCTCCGGCGAGGATGCGACTCCATCCTTTCGGATTTCGGACGGATCGACATCCTGATCAACGGGGCCGGCGGAAACCGCAAGCAGGCTTCGACCTCGGCCGAGCTTTCCTTTTTCGACATCCCGCCCGAAGCCGTGCGCGGCGTGACCGACCTGAACTTCCTCGGCGCGCTGCTGCCGAGCCAGGTGTTCGGCAAGGCGATGGCCGAGCGCGGGGAGGGATGCATCCTCAACATCTCCTCAATGAACGCCTTCCGGCCGCTGACCCGCATTCCGGCGTATTCGGCGGCCAAAGCGGCGGTGAGCAATTTCACGCAGTGGCTGGCGGTGCACCTGGCGCAGGAATATTCGCCGCGGATCCGGGTCAACGCAATCGCGCCCGGCTTCTTCCTGACCGAACAGAACCGCTTCCTGCTGACCGACGCCGCCAGCGGCGAGCTCACTCCGCGCGGGAAGACGATCCTGGCCCATACGCCGATGAGCCGATTCGGCGAACCGGAGGACCTGATTGGAGCCGTGCTTTTTCTGCTCTCCCCGGCCGCCGCCTTCGTCACCGGCGTTGTCCTCCCGATCGACGGCGGCTTTTCGGCCTTCAGCGGAGTGTAG